The Mobula birostris isolate sMobBir1 chromosome 6, sMobBir1.hap1, whole genome shotgun sequence genome has a window encoding:
- the zbtb11 gene encoding zinc finger and BTB domain-containing protein 11 → MSNEESYKAIIRYLTNEKEPYAPGTEGNVKRKIRKAAACYVVRRGTLYYQKKRKDRDEFDELEVVLEASTRRELIASFHESAEGIHFTRDQTWRNISQSYWWRGIFKQVKDYIKECIQCKEKIDRNKSVCADTMEMLEQLGIDVPVAGNGNETDDELSNSGGRAEAPPKPTRKKTAPKQELVFVDSKGLVKQESEKHCQIVLEQLNFQRLSNQFCDVTLLIEGEEYKAHKSVLAASSEYFRDLFIEKGAVSSHEAVVDLSGFNKTSFLPLLEFAYTSVLAFDFCHMADVATLARHLLMYEVLEMCEHVHKQLEERKITVYQKGDVKTVNSRVHATEVELPMDVNTLEQPEPEAIESTADGSITVLLQEPIQIPVPVEAPASGVEDEAPKDAVMYESQTTHTTEELTVQQIQGILDCSVENGGAENNHVNEQIEPMESSVSTPNLESTENNAQDVAETPTTSEQTDVPIVNGNESENQQKENLTEIQNSCTSDVPKRKRGRPPKLHDKQKSVAVASSSKCLLDDTYKSRLRQRTLAEGGYIRLHKGTEKKLRARKSNLKSATQQVAQKLVKRGRKMQPKRATVEGDDAEAEHKCNECGKAFPKRYTLMMHMMTHNRIKEFKCPLCEKEFLYKASLLSHLLRHRRTTEQIDESLAGRTKRQFICDICGKTLPKPYNLRLHMLKHTGVKPHVCKICGKTFGYKHSLRLHMAHHEGKREFSCEICEKSFATKRSLQEHSSVHTGESKYLCPTCGKCFKRASGLSKHLKRHLPKPEIRSFQCTQCERSFYEARDLQQHMYKHLGVKPFQCQICGKCYSWKKDWYSHVKAHSVTEPYKCNVCGKEFFEKALFRRHVKKATHGKKGRAKQMLDRTCEHCGKKFSQLREYRRHMNNHQGVKPFECLTCGVAWADARSLKRHVRTHTGERPYVCPICNDAYIDARSLRKHMTKFHKEHVPGKIMLEKDTLQFHNQGTQVEHAIRILAADMQDELDKSDLIGEEVETVIVAGEAVEAVEAVEAVTSVESVEAVAVESQDEALPTLTDHGIMQVVNYVLSQQHGQKLNEIGETVEVEVAHIAEAEENVQEN, encoded by the exons ATGTCGAACGAGGAGAGTTACAAAGCGATCATCCGGTACCTGACCAACGAGAAGGAACCTTATGCGCCGGGGACCGAGGGCAACGTCAAGAGGAAGATCCGCAAGGCCGCCGCCTGCTACGTGGTGCGGCGCGGAACCCTGTACTACCAGAAGAAGCGCAAGGACCGCGACGAGTTCGATGAGTTGGAGGTTGTGCTGGAGGCCAGCACTCGCCGGGAGCTGATCGCCTCGTTCCACGAGAGCGCCGAGGGCATCCACTTCACCCGGGACCAGACCTGGAGGAACATCTCGCAGAGCTACTGGTGGAGAG GTATATTTAAGCAAGTGAAAGACTATATCAAGGAATGTATTCAATGCAAGGAAAAGATCGATCGAAACAAGTCAGTATGTGCCGATACAATGGAAATGTTGGAACAGCTAGGCATAGACGTTCCAGTGGCGGGTAATGGCAATGAAACTGATGATGAATTGAGTAACTCTGGGGGAAGAGCTGAAGCTCCCCCGAAACCTACCAGAAAGAAAACGGCCCCAAAGCAGGAGTTGGTGTTT GTGGATAGCAAGGGCCTTGTGAAACAGGAATCTGAAAAACACTGCCAAATAGTGCTAGAACAGTTGAATTTTCAGAGGCTGTCCAACCAATTCTGTGATGTCACGCTCCTGATCGAGGGAGAGGAGTACAAAGCACACAAGTCCGTTCTGGCAGCAAGCAGTGAATATTTTCGAGACCTCTTCATTGAAAAGGGAGCAGTCTCCAGTCATGAAGCGGTTGTGGACCTTTCAG GCTTTAATAAAACAAGTTTTCTTCCATTGTTGGAATTTGCTTATACGTCTGTCTTAGCGTTTGATTTCTGTCATATGGCTGATGTTGCCACATTGGCACGTCATCTACTAATGTATGAAGTTCTGGAGATGTGTGAACATGTGCATAAACAGCTAGAGGAAAGGAAGATTACTGTGTATCAAAAGGGAGATGTAAAAACTGTAAATTCCAGAGTCCATGCCACCGAGGTGGAGCTGCCTATGGATGTTAATACTTTAGAACAACCAGAGCCTGAAGCTATTGAAAGCACTGCTGATGGCTCCATAACTGTGTTACTGCAAGAGCCTATACAAATTCCCGTACCTGTTGAAGCCCCTGCATCTGGTGTGGAAGATGAGGCCCCAAAAGATGCTGTGATGTATGAATCACAAACGACACATACAACTGAAGAACTGACGGTTCAGCAAATTCAGGGTATTCTCGACTGCTCTGTGGAAAATGGTGGTGCTGAAAACAATCATGTCAATGAGCAAATTGAACCAATGGAGTCTAGTGTAAGCACGCCAAATCTGGAAAGTACAGAGAATAATGCCCAGGACGTTGCAGAAACCCCAACTACCAGTGAACAGACGGATGTGCCTATTGTAAATGGGAATGAGAGTGAGAATCAGCAGAAGGAGAATTTGACAGAGATCCAAAATTCTTGTACGTCAGATGTGCCAAAACGAAAGCGTGGTAGGCCACCAAAATTACATGACAAACAGAAATCAGTTGCTGTAGCCTCTTCTTCCAAATGCCTCTTAGATGATACTTACAAAAGTAGGTTACGACAACGTACTTTAGCTGAAGGTGGATATATTCGGTTACACAAAGGCACAGAGAAGAAATTGCGAGCCAGGAAAAGCAACCTAAAATCTGCAACACAACAG GTTGCCCAGAAACTGGTGAAGAGAGGTAGAAAGATGCAACCGAAACGAGCCACCGTTGAAGGAGATGATGCAGAGGCGGAGCATAAATGTAATGAATGTGGAAAGGCTTTCCCCAAGCGTTACACCTTGATGATGCACATGATGACCCACAACAGAATCAAGGAATTTAAATGTCCA CTCTGTGAGAAGGAGTTCCTCTACAAAGCTTCCCTGCTTTCACATCTTCTGCGCCACAGGAGGACCACTGAGCAAATAGATGAGAGTCTTGCGGGTAGAACGAAGCGGCAGTTCATCTGTGACATCTGTGGAAAAACATTGCCAAAGCCTTATAACCTGCGACTTCATATGCTTAAGCACACGGGTGTCAAGCCACATGTGTGCAAG ATATGTGGGAAGACTTTTGGCTATAAACACAGTCTAAGACTACACATGGCTCACCATGAAGGTAAAAGGGAATTTAGCTGTGAAATATGTGAAAAATCATTTGCTACAAAGCGCAGTCTTCAGGAGCACAGTAGTGTTCACACAG gtgAATCCAAGTACCTCTGTCCAACTTGTGGAAAATGTTTCAAACGTGCCTCCGGTCTCAGCAAACATTTAAAAAGACATTTGCCGAAACCTGAAATCAGAAGCTTTCAATGTACCCA ATGTGAACGAAGTTTTTACGAAGCACGTGACCTGCAGCAACACATGTACAAGCATCTTGGTGTTAAACCATTTCAGTGCCAGATCTGTGGGAAGTGCTACAGCTGGAAGAAGGACTGGTATTCTCATGTAAAAGCACATTCTGTTACTGAGCCATACAA ATGTAATGTTTGTGGAAAAGAATTCTTCGAAAAAGCTCTTTTTAGGCGACATGTCAAAAAAGCCACACATGGCAAGAAAGGCAGAGCTAAGCAGATGCTCGACCGTACTTGTGAACACTGTGGGAAGAAATTTTCACAACTTAGAGAATATCGGAGGCACATGAATAATCATCAAG gTGTGAAGCCATTTGAATGTTTGACCTGTGGAGTAGCCTGGGCTGATGCACGCTCACTTAAACGGCATGTGCGAACACATACAGGAGAACGACCTTACGTCTGCCCAATATGTAACGATGCCTACATTGATGCTCGTAGTTTGCGGAAACATATGACTAAGTTTCATAAAGAGCACGTTCCTGGCAAAATAATGTTAGAGAAAGACACACTTCAGTTCCATAATCAGGGAACACAAGTAGAACATGCCATCAGAATCTTAGCTGCTGATATGCAAGATGAACTGGACAAATCAGATTTAATTGGTGAAGAAGTTGAGACTGTCATAGTGGCTGGAGAAGCTGTCGAGGCGGTTGAAGCTGTTGAAGCAGTGACTTCAGTGGAATCTGTTGAAGCTGTGGCTGTGGAAAGCCAAGATGAAGCATTGCCCACACTAACAGATCATGGAATTATGCAGGTGGTTAACTATGTACTATCTCAACAGCACGGACAGAAACTTAATGAAattggtgaaactgtggaagtTGAGGTCGCCCATATTGCAGAGGCTGAAGAAAATGTGCAAGAAAACTGA